From Nocardia sp. XZ_19_385, the proteins below share one genomic window:
- a CDS encoding amidohydrolase: MDLAGIRIIDTHVHQWDPFTTPRDFGGTAKLFRYLPISVDVAKKLAPKRDMDFTGDPTAYLNKYLPSDYRADVADMPIDNFMHMEVEWAGKGPLGKAEETKWVANLPTPEELPLCGIIGSADPAAPQFSELLDAHQAASPLFRGIRTMVGHHPDPGVRSFSKVESALTAPAFLDGFAHLAERGLSFDAWVYSHALPDVTALAKRYPEVTIILDHLATPAGLFGPVGKRTGSNPSKRRELFLRWRDDFAELAGNANVVTKCSGAMMPILGHPVPPRGTSTSVAELLDRIGPLVQHALEVFGTERMLWGSNYPVDKPITSIENSVRTIAEAVTGHGGGQAELEQVFRSNAQRVYRLAV; encoded by the coding sequence ATGGATCTAGCAGGTATTCGGATCATCGACACGCACGTACACCAGTGGGATCCGTTCACGACCCCGAGAGATTTCGGGGGAACGGCGAAACTCTTCCGGTATCTGCCGATTTCGGTGGATGTGGCCAAGAAGCTCGCACCCAAGCGGGATATGGACTTCACCGGGGATCCGACGGCGTACCTGAACAAGTATCTGCCGTCGGACTATCGGGCCGACGTGGCCGACATGCCGATCGACAACTTCATGCACATGGAGGTCGAGTGGGCCGGGAAAGGACCACTGGGTAAGGCCGAGGAAACCAAGTGGGTCGCGAATCTGCCTACTCCGGAGGAACTTCCGCTGTGCGGGATCATCGGTAGCGCCGATCCCGCCGCGCCTCAATTCTCCGAACTGCTCGACGCGCATCAGGCGGCCTCGCCACTGTTCCGGGGTATCCGCACGATGGTCGGACACCATCCCGACCCGGGCGTGCGGTCCTTCAGCAAGGTCGAAAGCGCCCTCACCGCACCGGCTTTCCTGGATGGCTTCGCACATCTGGCCGAGCGCGGGCTCTCCTTCGACGCCTGGGTGTACTCGCACGCGCTGCCCGATGTCACGGCTTTGGCCAAGCGATATCCCGAGGTGACGATCATCCTCGATCATCTCGCCACGCCGGCAGGTCTTTTCGGTCCGGTCGGCAAGCGCACCGGCAGCAATCCGAGCAAACGCCGGGAGCTGTTCCTGCGCTGGCGTGACGATTTCGCCGAACTGGCCGGCAATGCCAACGTCGTCACCAAATGCAGCGGTGCGATGATGCCGATCCTGGGACACCCGGTGCCGCCGCGCGGCACCTCCACCTCGGTGGCCGAGCTGCTCGACCGGATCGGGCCGCTGGTGCAGCACGCGCTCGAGGTCTTCGGCACCGAGCGCATGCTGTGGGGCTCCAATTACCCGGTGGACAAGCCGATTACCAGCATCGAGAACAGTGTGCGGACCATCGCCGAGGCGGTGACCGGGCACGGCGGCGGGCAAGCCGAACTCGAGCAGGTCTTCCGGAGCAACGCGCAGCGGGTGTACCGGCTCGCGGTCTAG
- a CDS encoding DEAD/DEAH box helicase, whose amino-acid sequence MLHGLWSPGSGLLLWTDTVAPGNLPDPLGSVLRSSKWRHRAEVLLAGEPTKVQAHALAPSAAVSVLRQRLPATEIAGDLRFLAHVAAGIERWARAGRVVPELRREDGQWWVRWRLIGGARQRAWLAELAVAMPAALRLAGRPAAVLDNLVSELTDPIVSELIDSPSLTHPLLAALIGDTDLETGSHQLSEMLERWRASLTVDEPELVLRLLEPEGDEDDELVLWRLEVCLRTEGEAPAPVPLHGGDPSLVHTAAEKLAEARRAYPRLRDLPTDSHTMDLLLPTAVVADLVEHGAHALRAAGIKLLLPRAWNITEPSMRLEVSSAVPAAESAVGMRGLVSYRWELALGGTVLTKAEMERLVRSKSDLVQLRGEWVQADHKVLAAAARYVAAHTDTSPITLADMLGELASGRVAQVPVTEVNATGWAAEILDRQHDPEPIAAPVSLQAQLRPYQERGLAWLATMNRMNCGAVLADDMGLGKTIQVLALLLHEREGAEQSDPGPTLLVCPMSVVGNWQREAEKFAPDLRVLVHHGVGRRSGAELDAAVAQADLVITTYALLARDVEEFRRQPWERIVLDEAQHIKNANTRQARAARALPARHRLALTGTPVENRLEELRSILDFAQPKLLGTPQTFRARFAVPIERERDQNAISRLRFLTQPFVLRRLKTDPAVISDLPEKLEITVRANLTVEQAALYQAVVDDMLEKIKSAKGMARKGAVLGALTRLKQVCNHPAHFLGDGSGVLLRGNHRSGKLALVEDVLESVLADGEKALLFTQFREFGEIIAPYLVERFGTEVPFLHGGVPKKRRDTMVERFQSADGPPLMLLSLKAGGTGLNLTAANHVVHLDRWWNPAVENQATDRAFRIGQQRNVQVRKLVCVDTIEERIDEMINGKRHLAELAVGAGENWITEMSTDELRELFTLGAEAVGE is encoded by the coding sequence ATGCTGCACGGGCTGTGGTCGCCGGGTTCCGGGTTGCTGCTGTGGACCGACACAGTGGCGCCCGGAAATTTGCCGGACCCGCTCGGCAGCGTGCTGCGTTCCTCGAAGTGGCGGCATCGCGCCGAGGTCCTGCTGGCCGGCGAGCCGACGAAGGTGCAGGCCCACGCCCTGGCACCGTCCGCCGCGGTGTCCGTGCTGCGGCAACGACTGCCCGCCACCGAGATTGCCGGGGATCTGCGGTTCCTGGCCCACGTCGCCGCCGGGATCGAACGATGGGCCCGCGCGGGGCGCGTGGTGCCGGAACTGCGCCGGGAGGACGGCCAGTGGTGGGTGCGCTGGCGACTGATCGGCGGTGCCCGGCAGCGGGCGTGGCTCGCGGAATTGGCGGTCGCGATGCCCGCCGCCCTGCGCCTAGCGGGCCGCCCGGCAGCGGTACTGGACAACCTCGTCAGCGAACTCACCGACCCGATCGTCAGCGAGCTCATCGATTCTCCCTCGCTCACCCATCCGCTGCTGGCAGCACTCATCGGCGACACCGATCTGGAAACCGGCAGCCATCAACTGTCGGAGATGCTGGAGCGCTGGCGGGCCAGCCTCACCGTCGACGAACCCGAACTGGTGCTGCGCCTGCTCGAACCCGAGGGCGACGAAGACGACGAACTCGTGCTCTGGCGGCTCGAGGTCTGCCTGCGCACCGAGGGCGAAGCGCCGGCTCCCGTTCCGCTGCACGGCGGGGACCCGAGCCTGGTGCACACCGCCGCCGAGAAGCTGGCGGAAGCACGGCGGGCCTATCCGCGATTGCGCGACCTGCCCACCGACAGCCACACCATGGATCTCCTGCTGCCCACCGCGGTGGTGGCCGACCTGGTCGAACACGGCGCACACGCCTTGCGGGCCGCGGGCATCAAGTTGCTGCTGCCCCGCGCCTGGAACATCACCGAACCGTCCATGCGCCTGGAGGTCTCGAGCGCCGTTCCGGCCGCCGAAAGCGCCGTCGGCATGCGCGGATTGGTCTCCTACCGCTGGGAATTGGCGCTCGGCGGCACGGTCCTCACCAAAGCCGAGATGGAACGCCTGGTGCGCTCGAAATCGGATCTGGTGCAGCTGCGCGGCGAATGGGTGCAGGCCGACCACAAGGTGCTCGCGGCCGCGGCCCGCTATGTCGCCGCGCACACCGATACCAGCCCGATCACCCTGGCCGACATGCTCGGTGAGCTCGCGAGCGGACGCGTCGCCCAGGTCCCGGTCACGGAGGTCAACGCCACCGGCTGGGCCGCCGAAATCCTGGACCGCCAACATGATCCGGAGCCGATTGCGGCACCTGTCAGCCTGCAGGCTCAGTTGCGTCCCTACCAGGAGCGCGGCTTGGCCTGGCTGGCCACCATGAACCGCATGAACTGCGGGGCAGTGCTCGCCGACGACATGGGCCTGGGCAAGACCATTCAGGTGCTGGCCCTGCTGCTCCACGAAAGGGAAGGCGCGGAGCAGTCGGATCCAGGACCGACGCTGCTGGTGTGCCCGATGTCGGTGGTCGGCAACTGGCAACGCGAGGCGGAAAAGTTCGCCCCGGACCTGCGGGTGCTGGTGCATCACGGGGTGGGCCGCCGCTCCGGCGCGGAGCTGGATGCCGCTGTGGCGCAAGCGGATCTGGTGATCACCACCTACGCGCTGCTGGCCCGCGACGTCGAGGAATTCCGCCGCCAGCCCTGGGAGCGCATCGTGCTGGACGAGGCCCAGCACATCAAGAACGCGAACACCCGGCAGGCCCGCGCGGCCCGCGCCCTGCCTGCCCGGCATCGCTTGGCGCTCACCGGAACTCCGGTCGAGAACCGTCTCGAGGAGCTGCGCTCTATTCTGGATTTCGCGCAGCCGAAACTGCTGGGCACCCCGCAGACCTTCCGGGCCCGCTTCGCCGTCCCGATCGAACGCGAACGCGACCAGAACGCCATCTCCCGCTTGCGTTTCCTGACCCAGCCGTTCGTGCTGCGCCGCCTGAAAACCGATCCCGCCGTCATCTCCGATCTGCCGGAGAAGCTGGAGATCACGGTGCGCGCCAACCTGACCGTGGAGCAGGCGGCGCTCTATCAGGCGGTCGTCGACGACATGCTGGAGAAGATCAAGAGCGCGAAAGGCATGGCGCGCAAGGGCGCCGTGCTCGGCGCGCTGACCCGCCTCAAGCAGGTCTGCAACCATCCCGCGCATTTCTTGGGCGACGGTTCCGGCGTGCTGCTGCGCGGCAACCACCGCTCCGGCAAGCTCGCCCTGGTCGAGGACGTGCTGGAGTCCGTCCTCGCGGACGGCGAGAAAGCGTTGCTGTTCACCCAGTTCCGGGAGTTCGGCGAGATCATTGCCCCGTACCTGGTCGAGCGGTTCGGCACCGAGGTCCCGTTCCTGCACGGCGGTGTGCCCAAGAAGCGGCGCGACACCATGGTCGAGCGTTTCCAGTCCGCCGACGGCCCGCCGTTGATGCTGCTCTCGCTCAAGGCCGGCGGCACCGGTCTCAACCTCACCGCCGCCAATCATGTTGTGCACCTTGATCGCTGGTGGAACCCGGCGGTCGAGAACCAGGCCACCGACCGCGCCTTCCGGATCGGCCAGCAGCGCAATGTGCAGGTGCGCAAGCTGGTCTGCGTCGACACCATCGAGGAGCGCATCGACGAAATGATCAACGGTAAACGGCATCTCGCCGAGCTGGCGGTGGGCGCGGGGGAGAACTGGATCACCGAGATGAGCACCGATGAACTGCGCGAACTGTTCACCCTCGGTGCGGAGGCGGTCGGCGAATGA
- the icmF gene encoding fused isobutyryl-CoA mutase/GTPase IcmF: MPDLHQPKHPVRFVTSAALFDGHDAAINIMRRILQAQGAEVVHLGHNRAVSEVVDAVLTEDVQGVAVSSYQGGHVEYFEYLADALRKAGAGHVRIYGGGGGVIVAEEITRLADAGVTIFSPEDGQRLGLPGMINQLIRDCDRDLAEEPPALDAVLTGERSALARAITCLQEDTLPAPDRQALDEAAAARTVPVLGITGTGGSGKSSLTDELVRRLRSDQQDKLRVAILAVDPTRRRGGGALLGDRIRMNALDGDHIFFRSLATRGGRELPENIDGIVNACKAAGYDLVILETPGMGQGDAAVTEHVDVSLYVMTPEFGAASQLEKIDMLDYADAVAINKFERRGAADALRDVSRQLLRNREDFTAKPEDMPVFGTSAATFNDDGVTALYQHLTTLLAERGLALEPGVLPRVNTRASTRFAQIIPPARVRYLAEIAEAVRDYHAETARQVLAAQRVQRLELVASELPENPELAALLEQARDDLGGADAELIAQWPALAESYRGEEQVIKVRDKEIRTALRRETLSGNSIPRVALPRFTDHGELLRFLRAEHLPGRFPFTAGVFPYKRDGEDPARMFAGEGDPFRTNRRFKVLSEHAEAKRLSTAFDSVTLYGHDPAERPDIYGKVGTSGVSIASLDDMKALYDGFDLTAPSTSVSMTINGPAPTILAYFLNTAIDQALERFTAAEGREPTEAEAADIRARTLATVRGTVQADILKEDQGQNTCIFSTEFSLRMMADIQEWFVRNSVRNFYSVSISGYHIAEAGANPISQLAFTLANGFTYVEAYLARGMDIDDFAPNLSFFFSNGMDPEYSVIGRVARRIWAIAMRDRYGANDRSQKLKYHIQTSGRSLHAQEMNFNDIRTTLQALIAIYDNCNSLHTNAYDEAVTTPTEESVRRALAIQLIINREWGLAMNENPLQGSFLIDELTDLVEEAVLGEFERISERGGVLGAMETGYQRGKIQDESMRYEQRKHDGSLPIVGVNTFRNPHGEPHHVIELARGTEAEKQSQLERVREFQNRHRDPAHEALARLESVARTEDNIFEVLMDAARVCTLQQITDTFFRVGGQYRRNV, from the coding sequence GTGCCCGACCTGCACCAGCCCAAGCACCCCGTTCGCTTCGTGACGTCGGCGGCCCTGTTCGACGGGCACGACGCGGCGATCAACATCATGCGGCGCATCCTGCAGGCGCAGGGCGCCGAGGTGGTCCACCTAGGGCACAACCGGGCGGTCAGCGAAGTGGTCGACGCGGTGCTCACCGAGGACGTCCAGGGCGTCGCGGTCAGCTCGTATCAGGGCGGCCATGTCGAGTACTTCGAATACCTGGCGGACGCGCTGCGCAAGGCCGGCGCCGGGCATGTCCGGATCTACGGTGGCGGCGGTGGCGTGATCGTCGCCGAGGAGATCACGCGGCTCGCCGACGCCGGGGTCACCATCTTCTCCCCCGAGGACGGCCAGCGACTCGGCTTGCCGGGCATGATCAATCAGCTGATCCGCGATTGCGACCGCGATCTGGCCGAGGAGCCGCCCGCGCTGGATGCGGTGCTCACCGGGGAACGGTCCGCGCTGGCCCGCGCCATCACCTGCCTGCAGGAGGACACGCTGCCCGCGCCCGATCGGCAGGCGCTGGACGAGGCGGCCGCCGCGCGCACCGTTCCGGTGCTCGGCATCACCGGGACCGGCGGGTCCGGAAAGTCCTCGCTCACCGATGAATTGGTGCGCCGGTTGCGCTCGGATCAGCAGGACAAGTTGCGGGTGGCGATCCTGGCGGTGGATCCGACGCGGCGGCGCGGCGGTGGCGCGCTGCTCGGTGACCGGATCCGGATGAACGCGCTCGACGGCGATCACATCTTCTTCCGTTCGCTGGCCACTCGCGGCGGGCGTGAGCTGCCGGAGAACATCGACGGGATCGTGAACGCCTGCAAGGCAGCAGGTTACGACCTGGTCATCCTGGAAACCCCCGGCATGGGCCAGGGCGACGCGGCGGTCACCGAGCACGTCGACGTGTCGCTGTATGTGATGACCCCGGAGTTCGGCGCGGCCTCCCAGCTGGAGAAGATCGACATGCTGGATTACGCGGATGCGGTGGCGATCAACAAGTTCGAGCGTCGCGGCGCCGCCGACGCGCTGCGCGACGTCTCGCGGCAGCTGCTGCGCAATCGGGAGGATTTCACCGCGAAGCCGGAGGACATGCCGGTCTTCGGCACCAGCGCCGCCACCTTCAACGACGACGGGGTGACAGCGCTCTATCAGCACCTGACCACATTGCTGGCCGAGCGAGGGCTGGCGCTGGAGCCGGGCGTGCTGCCCCGGGTGAACACTCGCGCGTCCACCCGGTTCGCGCAGATCATTCCACCGGCGCGGGTGCGGTATCTGGCGGAGATCGCCGAGGCGGTGCGCGACTATCACGCGGAGACGGCACGGCAAGTCCTTGCGGCACAGCGGGTTCAGCGGCTCGAGCTGGTGGCCTCGGAGCTGCCGGAGAATCCGGAGCTGGCAGCGCTGCTCGAGCAGGCCCGAGATGATCTCGGCGGCGCTGATGCCGAGCTGATCGCGCAGTGGCCCGCGCTGGCCGAGTCCTACCGGGGCGAGGAGCAGGTGATCAAAGTACGGGACAAGGAGATCCGTACTGCGCTGCGCCGGGAAACATTGTCCGGCAACAGCATTCCGCGCGTGGCACTCCCCCGGTTCACCGATCACGGTGAGCTGCTGCGGTTCCTGCGTGCGGAGCACCTGCCGGGCCGATTCCCGTTCACCGCCGGAGTTTTCCCGTACAAGCGCGATGGCGAGGATCCAGCGCGGATGTTCGCCGGCGAAGGTGACCCCTTCCGCACGAACCGTCGTTTCAAGGTTCTCAGCGAACACGCCGAGGCGAAAAGGCTTTCCACCGCCTTCGATTCGGTGACGCTCTACGGTCACGACCCCGCCGAACGACCCGACATCTACGGCAAGGTCGGCACCTCCGGGGTCTCGATCGCCTCGCTCGACGATATGAAGGCGCTCTACGACGGTTTCGACCTGACCGCGCCGTCGACCTCGGTCTCGATGACGATCAACGGTCCCGCCCCGACGATCCTGGCCTACTTCCTCAACACCGCGATCGATCAAGCGCTGGAACGGTTTACCGCCGCCGAAGGCCGAGAGCCGACTGAAGCGGAGGCGGCAGACATCCGCGCCCGCACCTTGGCGACCGTGCGCGGCACCGTGCAGGCCGACATCCTCAAAGAGGATCAAGGCCAGAACACCTGCATCTTCTCCACCGAGTTCAGCCTGCGGATGATGGCCGACATCCAGGAGTGGTTCGTGCGCAACAGCGTTCGCAACTTCTACTCCGTGTCGATCTCCGGCTATCACATCGCCGAAGCCGGGGCGAACCCGATCAGCCAGCTGGCCTTCACCCTGGCCAACGGATTCACCTATGTGGAGGCCTATCTCGCGCGCGGGATGGACATCGACGATTTCGCGCCGAACCTGTCGTTCTTCTTCTCCAACGGCATGGACCCGGAGTACTCCGTCATCGGCCGGGTGGCCCGCCGGATCTGGGCGATCGCCATGCGAGATCGGTACGGCGCCAACGACCGTTCGCAGAAGCTGAAGTACCACATCCAGACCTCCGGCCGCTCGCTGCACGCGCAGGAGATGAATTTCAACGACATCCGCACCACCCTGCAGGCGCTCATCGCGATCTACGACAACTGCAACAGCCTGCACACCAACGCCTATGACGAAGCGGTCACCACGCCCACCGAAGAGTCGGTGCGCCGCGCCCTCGCGATTCAGCTCATCATCAACCGGGAGTGGGGCCTGGCGATGAACGAGAACCCGCTGCAGGGCAGCTTTCTCATCGATGAGCTCACCGACCTGGTCGAGGAGGCGGTGCTGGGCGAGTTCGAACGGATCAGCGAACGCGGCGGTGTGCTCGGCGCGATGGAGACCGGTTACCAGCGCGGCAAGATCCAGGACGAATCCATGCGCTACGAGCAGCGCAAGCACGATGGGTCGCTGCCGATCGTGGGCGTCAACACCTTCCGCAATCCGCACGGCGAGCCGCACCACGTCATCGAACTGGCGCGTGGCACCGAGGCGGAAAAGCAGTCGCAGCTGGAGCGGGTTCGTGAGTTCCAGAACCGGCACCGCGATCCGGCGCACGAGGCGCTGGCCCGCCTGGAATCCGTTGCGCGGACCGAGGACAACATCTTCGAGGTCCTGATGGACGCCGCGCGCGTCTGCACGTTGCAGCAGATCACGGATACGTTCTTCCGCGTCGGCGGCCAATACCGGCGCAATGTCTGA
- a CDS encoding HNH endonuclease family protein: MRTGIRGSLVVALVLAAVGCAELDGAPVAPAPGSPTRAQVEQLLASVRVIAQRPHPGGYQRGCKTGQACVFGESWTDDYDGPGGHDGCDTRNNVLALQLAEVAFRPGTRDCVVVSGALDDPYTGRRISFSKEGARDVQIDHVYALAAAWDMGAAMWPPERRVVFANDVDVNLLATDAGTNQSKGDSTPSEWLPPARANHCFYAGKYLTVAVRYDLPITAADNAALTGIARTCP, encoded by the coding sequence GTGCGCACAGGCATTCGAGGGTCGCTGGTGGTGGCGCTGGTGCTCGCCGCGGTGGGCTGCGCCGAACTCGACGGCGCCCCGGTCGCGCCCGCACCCGGCAGTCCCACCCGGGCACAGGTCGAGCAGCTGCTCGCCTCGGTGCGGGTGATCGCGCAACGGCCACACCCCGGCGGTTACCAGCGGGGTTGTAAAACGGGGCAGGCCTGCGTTTTCGGGGAATCGTGGACCGACGATTACGACGGCCCCGGCGGCCACGACGGGTGCGACACCCGCAACAACGTGCTGGCGCTACAGCTCGCGGAGGTGGCGTTCCGGCCAGGCACGCGAGATTGCGTTGTGGTGTCAGGCGCCCTTGACGATCCGTACACCGGACGGCGCATCAGCTTCAGCAAGGAAGGCGCGCGGGACGTCCAGATCGACCATGTCTACGCACTGGCCGCCGCCTGGGATATGGGGGCGGCGATGTGGCCGCCGGAACGGCGCGTGGTGTTCGCCAACGACGTCGACGTCAACCTGCTGGCAACCGACGCGGGCACCAATCAGTCCAAGGGCGACAGCACTCCCTCGGAGTGGCTGCCGCCCGCTCGGGCCAATCACTGCTTCTACGCGGGCAAGTATTTGACGGTCGCGGTGCGGTACGACCTGCCGATCACGGCCGCCGACAATGCGGCCCTGACCGGAATCGCTCGCACCTGCCCGTAA
- a CDS encoding TetR/AcrR family transcriptional regulator — protein MAGKTSWLTSGLAILGTAGAHGLTIDKLVASAGLSTGSFYHHFSSMSGYRKALLAHFEELHTLRYIREVEAAADLDARARLQLLLELVLADAEPARLEVAIRAWALDDPVAAAAKERVDAARLGFLRELLLACGYAEPDAEQTAQILYLLVLGAGNIMPEVPPEQLRVLCERILK, from the coding sequence GTGGCGGGCAAGACCTCATGGCTGACATCCGGACTCGCGATCCTCGGGACCGCGGGCGCGCACGGCCTCACCATCGACAAACTGGTGGCCTCGGCCGGGCTGAGTACCGGGTCGTTCTATCACCACTTCTCGAGCATGTCCGGGTACCGGAAGGCGCTGCTCGCGCACTTCGAAGAGCTGCACACGCTGCGCTACATCCGTGAGGTGGAAGCGGCCGCCGACCTCGACGCGCGCGCCCGGCTGCAGTTGCTGCTGGAGTTGGTGCTCGCCGACGCGGAACCCGCGCGGCTGGAAGTCGCGATCCGGGCCTGGGCGCTGGATGACCCCGTCGCGGCCGCCGCCAAGGAACGGGTCGACGCGGCCCGCCTCGGATTTCTCCGAGAACTGTTGCTGGCGTGCGGTTATGCCGAGCCCGACGCCGAGCAGACCGCGCAGATCCTGTACCTGCTGGTGCTCGGGGCGGGCAACATCATGCCGGAAGTCCCGCCTGAGCAACTGCGGGTGCTCTGTGAGCGGATCCTGAAATGA
- a CDS encoding helical backbone metal receptor, giving the protein MNSRQARWAQDDLGGAVPLTRPVRRVVSLVPSLTESVALTCPEVLVGATEWCTHPADLDVERVRGTKNPNLRRIVELAPDVVLCNQEENRRIDVERLRDAGIPVWVTKIQSVDEAITALARLFTLALGIDVPAWLSESEKAWAATPPIDLRTAVIPIWRNPWMVVGRDTFTADLARRLGLDLVHATGPDRYPRVTEDELTRGIDLAVLPDEPYVFTETDGPDAFPGIPVALVEGRSLTWYGPSLTTARAALTAQLAAATVR; this is encoded by the coding sequence ATGAATTCCCGGCAGGCGCGGTGGGCGCAGGACGATCTGGGCGGCGCGGTTCCGCTGACCCGGCCGGTGCGGCGGGTGGTCTCGCTGGTGCCCTCGCTCACCGAGTCGGTGGCGCTGACCTGCCCGGAAGTCCTGGTCGGCGCGACCGAATGGTGTACGCACCCAGCCGATCTCGACGTCGAACGGGTCCGCGGTACCAAGAATCCGAACCTCCGCCGCATCGTCGAACTCGCACCCGATGTGGTGCTGTGCAATCAGGAGGAGAACCGCCGCATCGATGTCGAACGGTTGCGGGACGCGGGAATTCCGGTGTGGGTCACCAAGATTCAGTCCGTCGACGAAGCCATCACCGCCCTCGCCCGACTGTTCACCCTCGCCCTGGGAATTGATGTCCCGGCCTGGCTGAGCGAATCCGAAAAGGCCTGGGCCGCAACACCACCCATAGACCTCCGCACGGCCGTGATCCCGATCTGGCGCAATCCGTGGATGGTCGTCGGCCGCGACACCTTCACCGCCGACCTGGCCCGCCGTCTCGGCTTGGACCTGGTGCACGCCACCGGCCCCGACCGCTATCCGCGCGTCACCGAGGACGAGCTGACCCGCGGCATCGACCTCGCGGTGCTCCCCGACGAGCCGTACGTCTTCACCGAAACCGACGGCCCGGACGCCTTTCCCGGTATCCCGGTCGCGCTGGTCGAAGGCCGCAGCCTCACCTGGTACGGCCCGTCGCTGACCACGGCCCGCGCCGCCCTCACCGCGCAACTCGCCGCCGCCACAGTCCGCTGA
- a CDS encoding SWIM zinc finger family protein has translation MSPAEDFSKYGKRLPVRGGVEARSRRGGFGRTWWGKALIESVEAMAEPGRLARGRTYARSGQVVSYRIEPGAVTAEVQGSQPRPFTAVFTVRALRDEELEMLIDTIRTAPGMLADIAGGALPTGLGPLLLPTTAADLDFECTCPDPGWPCKHVAAVCYLLAERLDERPREILTLRGLDLDTLIAGIERDPQPVESADPYGDNAVLPDLPKLEFRSALDDLDPTLLRRAMRMSCEDEPAAAAGLRELRDLYALLDR, from the coding sequence ATGAGCCCGGCGGAGGATTTCAGCAAGTATGGCAAGCGCCTCCCCGTCCGGGGCGGTGTCGAAGCCCGCAGCCGCCGTGGCGGTTTCGGCCGCACCTGGTGGGGCAAAGCCCTGATCGAATCCGTGGAGGCCATGGCCGAACCGGGCCGGCTGGCCCGAGGCCGCACCTACGCCCGCTCCGGCCAGGTGGTCAGCTACCGCATCGAACCGGGCGCGGTGACCGCGGAAGTGCAAGGCAGCCAGCCACGTCCGTTCACCGCGGTGTTCACCGTCCGCGCGTTGCGCGATGAGGAGCTGGAAATGCTGATCGACACCATCCGCACCGCGCCGGGCATGCTCGCCGACATCGCCGGCGGCGCGCTGCCCACCGGTCTGGGCCCGCTGCTGCTGCCGACCACCGCCGCCGACCTGGATTTCGAATGCACCTGCCCGGATCCGGGCTGGCCGTGTAAACACGTGGCCGCGGTCTGCTATCTGCTGGCCGAACGCCTCGACGAGCGCCCCCGCGAGATCCTGACCCTGCGCGGCCTTGACCTGGACACCCTGATCGCCGGGATCGAGCGCGACCCGCAACCGGTCGAATCCGCCGACCCCTACGGCGACAACGCGGTGCTACCCGATCTGCCGAAACTCGAATTCCGTTCCGCGCTCGATGATCTCGACCCCACGCTGCTTCGCCGCGCCATGCGCATGAGCTGCGAGGACGAACCGGCCGCCGCGGCGGGCCTGCGCGAACTGCGCGACCTTTACGCCCTGCTGGATCGCTGA